In a genomic window of Melitaea cinxia chromosome 25, ilMelCinx1.1, whole genome shotgun sequence:
- the LOC123665929 gene encoding uncharacterized protein LOC123665929, whose translation MISQQLELLSDSPSQWTTIAHVTPEIQRKEIKPFVLLALKELEGNPDSRTSSLQNANKFAAVRSVVRHISRLRSATKEPWNGNDIQIFLEGLSFSPECAAELTTLLCTDKIYENIPKHLRVKPGVVDMQWKIDLSLSQSNIQTENANEQRIKEIMYRDTQIILIFNLTDGQMKTFRLSISKFQELRFIIASALKSMIILEKRKCMRKD comes from the exons ATGATATCACAACAATTGGAATTACTATCGGATAGCCCTTCGCAATGGACAACAATCGCTCATGTTACACCGGAAATTCAGAGAAAGGAAATCAAACCATTTGTTCTGC TCGCTCTAAAAGAATTGGAGGGTAATCCTGATAGTAGAACATCAAGCCTACAAAATGCTAATAAATTTGCAGCAGTCAGATCTGTGGTTAGACATATCTCAAGATTACGCTCAGCGACTAAGGAACCGTGGAATGGAAATGATATACAGATATTCTTGGAAGGACTCAG TTTCTCACCAGAGTGTGCAGCGGAGCTGACGACACTACTATGCacagataaaatatatgaaaatattccGAAACATCTACGAGTGAAGCCGGGCGTCGTTGATATGCAATGGAAAATTGATTTATCtttaag tcaatcaaacatacaaacagaaAATGCAAATGAACAGCGTATAAAAGAGATAATGTACAGAGATACacagattatattaatttttaacctaaCAGATGGACAGATGAAAACTTTTAGGTTATCTATAAGTAAATTTCAAGAACTGAGGTTTATTATAGCGAGCGCGTTGAAGAGTATGATCATTTTAGAAAAGAGAAAATGTATGAGAAAGGACTGA
- the LOC123665927 gene encoding cleavage and polyadenylation specificity factor subunit 5: MAAVQATGNKQWPARPGVQHQNSQSNASLTLNRSINLYPLTNYTFGTKEPLFEKDASVPARFQRMREEFVKIGMRRSVEGVLLVHEHGLPHVLLLQLGTAFFKLPGGELNPGEDEIEGLKRLLTETLGRQDGVKQEWLIEDTIGNWWRPNFEPPQYPYIPPHITKPKEHKRLFLVQLQDRALFAVPKNYKLVAAPLFELYDNAQGYGPIISSLSQSLCRFNFVYM; this comes from the exons ATGGCGGCAGTACAAGCTACCGGCAACAAGCAATGGCCTGCCAGACCTGGGGTTCAGCATCAAAATAGCCAAAGCAATGCAAGTTTAACGCTAAATAGATCGATAAACCTTTATCCCTTAACGAACTACACATTCGGCACTAAAGAACCGCTTTTTGAAAAGGACGCGTCAGTACCTGCAAGGTTTCAGAGAATGAGAGAGGAATTCGTAAAAATCGGGATGAGACG ATCGGTTGAAGGTGTATTGTTGGTCCACGAACACGGCTTGCCGCATGTACTACTGTTACAGCTCGGAACTGCCTTCTTCAAGTTACCCGGCGGTGAATTAAATCCTGGCGAG GATGAAATCGAAGGTTTGAAACGACTGTTAACAGAGACGCTCGGTAGGCAAGACGGCGTCAAACAAGAATGGCTCATCGAAGACACCATTG gtaACTGGTGGCGGCCAAACTTCGAACCCCCCCAATATCCGTACATTCCACCCCACATAACGAAGCCCAAAGAACACAAACGTTTGTTCCTAGTGCAATTGCAAGACAGAGCTCTTTTCGCTGTACCCAAAAACTATAAGTTAGTAGCGGCGCCACTTTTTGAGTTGTACGACAACGCTCAGGGCTACGGACCAATAATATCGTCACTGTCTCAGAGCTTGTGTAGatttaattttgtgtatatGTGA